The genomic interval GGTCATTATGAACATGAAgctacaaaacagaaaaaattgaAGCAAGATCAGTAACAACAAACAGCGTAGTAGATGACAGAAGACTACTAGCCTGACTGACTAAAGACTATTATCAGCTGCAGAATATCCATATAAATCCAGAATATAAGGCCACCATGTGCCGAAACCTCAGAGTACACAAAAAGGCTCAAAACACTGGTAAACAAGTCTTAAGAACAAAGAACAAGTCTTAAATAAAAAAGCCTAAAACTTTGATGTCCAGTACCAGagtgaaaaaatggaaaatatgaggggaaaaaaggaactGCCTTTCACCACAACCACTTAATCTAtgaaacacactgtacacaGTGATACATCCTCATGTATGGCCTCTACTCTAACTGGCTCATTTATCCTCATTAATGATATGACTGCTGATATGCGTGCTGACAGGAGCAGCAGGATAAATTCTTAAGTCCCTGGAAAAATGCATTCTGCTCTGATGCAACCAAATTACTCAAAATTAATTGGACACTGCTTCATGACACAGTAACCTGCAGTTAAGACTAACTtgtgcatatcgctgttgttgggacaaaaccttgtatctcaaaaatggtaactttaatgGTTACCATTTAACAGTAATGGTAACTTTAATGTGAAGCTACTGTGTGTACTAGCCATACAGGTCACTGTATGGCTGAATAAGACATGGATGTTTCTCTCTGAGACTGAATGGTGTACAGCATTGCATCATGCACATGTTGCAGTTGTGCCAGTCCATGCAGCTACCTCACTCTTCCCATCAGGATGTGGCAGCAAAGTAGAGAAGAACGCATACCACAGACAACAGCAAGCTGAGTTTTAAGGAACTGGACCTCAGTCACATTCAGTACCAACACAGCATTCTAACCATTCTTCAAATTTGAGTCTAATGTGGCTTATGTCAATGTTACTTCTATTTGTGGGGTATGTGCGAATGTTCTTCTGAAGACGTTATAGTGCTGAACACATAAAATTCATGTACCACACGTAGATCAAAAGCTTCTGTTTATTCTTCCATCAGAAACGGATTTTAGATGATCTCTCATCTCTTTCAAGCTAAACTACTTTTACCTTTCTTGAACTCCTCCAGCATGGCATCCAGCTTAGTATCATTGAAGACGAAATGCAGTGGGTGACTGTAGAACTTGGTGATGGTTTTCAGTGGGGTGCAGTCATCTGGATCCACAAATGCCAAGTCCTTCACAAACAGCAGATCCACTATGTTACATCTCTCTCCTTCAAAAACTGGGATGCGAGTGTAGCCACTCTCCATGATCTCAGACATGGTGCTGAAGTCCAGGATGGCCTCAGCGGTGATCATGAAGCAGTCACGAAGAGGGGTCATCACATCCTCTACGGTTTTAGTCCTCAGCTCCAGAGCTCCCTGGATGATATTGAGCTCCTCTTTCACCAAGTCATTATATGGGTCTGTAACCCTGAGCATCTCAAGGAGCTTCTCTCGGTTGTACACGGTCCCTATCTCCTGCCCCAGCACATGATCCAAAAGCTTACTGACTGGATAAGAAGCAGGAAACGTAAGGATCATGAAGAACTTAGTCAAGAATATGGTGTTCGCCCCAACAGCGAGCCCGTGTCTCGAACAGATGGCCTGTGGCACGATCTCTCCAAATATGACAATCCCAATGGTGGACACCACCACCGCAATCAAGCCAGACCCTGCAATGTCGTCCAGCAGAATGGTCAGAGTGGTGTTCACGAGAACGTTTCCCAAAAGAAGGGAACACAGAAGGTAGTTTCCCTGACTTCGCACAGGCTCGATCTTCTTGGCATAgttcttctccctctctgtcccgcAGTTCTGTACGATCCTGAGCTCCATGGGGTCCAGTGCCATGAGTCCCAGGTTGAGGCCACTGAACATGCCGGACAGGCACAGTAGCATGGCGATGAAGATCACCTGCAACCAGAAGGGCAGCAGGAACTTCTTCTCCTCCACCACCAGCACCTTGGTGTCGTGGCTGTCGTGGTACACCCAGGTGCTCTCTATACGCGCGTCGTCGTCCTGCGTGGCGATGCACAGGTAGTACACCTTGCTCTTCTCCGTCTTGCGCAGCGGTTTCACGTCGATCTCGATCACGCCGGACGTCCTGCGGTTCACTTCCACGGTGGGAAGGATGATGATGTCGCTCGAGCGGATGCTGCAGGGGTGCAAACCGGGCGCGTAACCGTAGCTGTCGCCGGCGCGCTCGTGTTCCGTGAACGCGATCTTGGACCACGTCTCGTTGTTGATGTTTTGCCCGTAAACGCGCAGCTTGACGCGAGAGCGCTCGCTTACGCGCAAGTAGCCCCTGTCCATAAACGACACGTCGTCCGTGTCCTCCAGCCTGAGGCCGATGATGACAGTCTCCTCCTCCATCGCCACCTCTCTGGCGTGAAAGCAGCGCGCGGGACAGGCGCTGATCACCAGGAACACAAGAGTCAATGAGCGGACCGGGCTGAGCGCCGCCATGTTAGAAGTGGGCAACGCGGACCACCGCTTTGCCATGTTGACAGTGGGCACGTTCAGGCAGAATCTGCATCAGAGAGGAGCGCAGACAGCCTTCTTCATCCTCGCTCTGGCCTGGCTTAGCACAAGTGATAAGCCTGACATTCCTCACCGTGCCTTACTGGCTCTTGCGACGCGATGACACACCAGCGCGCTCTAATGTGAGCCCTGCAGCTGGTGGTCAGCTTCAGATGCCTGCTGACGGACACTCCAGATGACCAATCCTGAGGAGAAAGACCCACACGGGTGGGAATAACGCATTGCCACAACAAATGGCGCAGCTCAGAAGGGCTTAAGGCGAGGCGGGTCTCCGCTGGGAAATTGCATTGAGAAATTTTTAATGGCCAATCAGTGGGCAGGATGGGAGGCCCAAAAAAAGGGGAGCGGTTTTCAGCAGCCAACGGtgtagcattattattatacttgTCACGATATGTCTGAcaatttaattgaattaaaCACGGTGGGTGTGTCCTGCTGAAACACAGAATGTCTGGGTCTGACAGATTTAATCAGACTCCgtaataataaaactaaatcCTTCATAATTTGAATAAAAGCTCAATGAAGCCCTGTAGTTCTCAAATATGTTGTTttcttatatatacacacacacatgaaaaaaatacacacacacacctcaaaaaaataaagggaacactcaaataacacatagatctgaatgaattaaatattctcattgaatactttgttctgtgtAAAGTTGAAtatgctgacaacaaaatcacacaaaaatcaatggaaatcaaatttattaaccaatggaggcctggatttggagtcacacacaaaattaaaaaggaaaaacacgacaggctgatccaactttgatgtaatgtccttaaaacaagtcaaaatgaggctcagtattgtgtgtggcctccatgtgcctgtatgacctccctacaacgcttgggcatgctcctgatgccaactcctggacagtctgtggtgcaatgtgacgttggtggatggagcgagacatgatgtcccagatgtgctcaatcggattcaggtctggggaacgggcgggccagtccatagcttcaatgccttcatcttgcaggaactgctgacacactccagccacatggggtctagcattgtcctgcattaggaggaacccagggccaaccacaacagcatatggtctcacaaggggtctgagaatctcatctcggtacctaatggcaatcaggctacctctggcaagcacatggagctgtgcagccctccaaagaaatgccaccccacaccgttattgacccactgccaaaccggtcatgctcatgaagagcacagggcgccagtggcgaatttgccaatcctagtgttctctggcaaatgccaagcctcctgcacggtgttgggctgtgagcacaacccccatctgtggacgtcgggccctcgtACCATCCTCacggagtcggtttctaaccgtttgtgcagacacatgcacatttgtggcctgctggaggtcattttgcagggctctggcagtgctcctcctgttcctccttgcacaaaggcggtcctgctgctgggttgttgccctcctacggcctcctccacgtctcctggtatacaggcctgtctcctggtagcgcctccagcctctggacactacgctgacagacacagcaaacctttttGCCACaactcgcattgatgtgccatcctggatgagctgcactacctgagccacttgtgtgggttgtagagtccatctcatgctaccacgagtgtgaaagcaccaccaaaattcaaaagtgaccaaaacatcagccagaaagcagaaaggtactgagaagtggtctgtggtccccacctgcagaactactcctttattgagtgtgtcttgctaattgccaataatttccacctgttgtcttttccatttgcacaacagctgtgaaattgattgtcaatcagtgttgcttcctaagtggacagtttgatttcacagaagtttgatttacttggagttatattgtgttgtttaagtgttcccattattttttgagcagtgtatatgcacacatatacacacactcaccggccattTTATAAGGTACACCATGCTAGTGAAAGGtaggaccccttttgccttcagaactgccttaattcttcgtgacatactttcaacaaggtgttggaaacattcctcagagattttggttggttatttgagttactgttgcctttctatcatctcgaaccagtctgctcATTCTCTTCtaacctctcacatcaacaaggcatccacacaactgccgctcactggatattttctctttgtcggtccattctctgtaaaccctaaagatggttgtgcgtgaaaatcccagtagatcagcagtttctgaaatactcagtttgtcatgccacgttcaaagtcacttaaatcacctttcttcctcattctgatgcttggtttgcacttcagcaagttgtcttgaccacctctacatgcctaaatgcattgagttgcagccatgtgactggctgattagctatttgtgttaacaagcaattgaacaggtgtatctaataaataaataaataaataagtatgtatgtatgtatgtatgtatgtatgtatggtgtgtgtgggtgtgttataaaaatattgttgaaatgGATAAACACACTTGAGATGAGAAATAAAAGGAAAGGGCTTCAGGCAGCTGACTTTGAATTTAAACTGGGtgaatttttgttattttcctaCAACAGGACTTTGTTGGGAACTGAAATGACAATGATTAGAATGGAGCTTCAGCTGTTCTCACCCATTTTGCAAAAGCAAGGGAGGAGAGCAGCagataaatacatacacatgtatatctgggtatatacatacacacacacacacacacacacacacacaaaactgttTACTCTTTCAGTGGTGTTAATGCTGCAGTACTCATTAGATATTGTGAACCATTTAAACATCCTACAAAAAGTCAAGGTTTATGATTTCTCCATTCTAACAAATGTGAACCAACCTATAAATAGCTTCATATTATGATAGTTTGTCATTATATTATGTTTGACTGTAGATGGAGCTAAATCtattattaaaagatttatTTTGAGATGGATTGCTtttaagaaaacaaagacagcatataACGGTTTATAAATAACCATAAACTCTCTGCAATACCTGCTACCTTGACTTTTTGGCCTCCAGGCAAGGGTTAAGCAGATATCAGATCAGTACGTGTAATATCATGCAATACAAATGTTATGTACAAATGAATCATTTATGTACAATTTTAattcaaacaaacacatttctaCAGAAATGCATGCCACAAATATCTGAGACACATGCTTACAAAACAAAGTAATCATAATGGCTGACCAACTTTCAAATAGGTTTCCTGGAGCAGCACACTCTGTCTGTCCTTGAGTGCTGATAAAGATGTTCAGAAGCAGagcaaacacattttcttgAGCAGCAAATTCTAAACCACGGATTTAACAATTGtgaaactaaacattttataatgtcAATCTTTCTCATTCTTATATTCACAAACATTAAGTGTTGTGCATACTAGACCAAGATTACACTTCAAGTTAGATGAAAAAAGGGTTTTCAATTGTAAATCACCAATGACATTATAATTTTTTCCAAGACTAGACCTCTTCCATGTTCACATGTGGAAGTGgtacaaaaccagaataaataTACTTCCAGACATACAGCTGTAGTAACACCTTTGTACCACCTGGGACTGTCATAATCCTTCATAATTTTTCCTACATAAAATGTGGAATAAACATAAGGACACAACAAATTCCTCTGTTTCCAAGCCTTACCGGTTGTTTGTGTCTAAAAGCCTGAGCACTAATAGCTTGCAAGATAAGTGAGAACCTTGTGGAATCCAAAGCTTCCTGGGAGTGAGGATCAAGGCTACAGTCTAGGACAGACATCTGCTTGACCTTGCTGAGATGCTGATATATCACACATCCCTATTTCACCTCTAAAAAGAGTATGTGGCTGAATCCTACAATTTGTACACAAAAtgccaatttatttattatgaaaataagaaaaggaTGTAAATATTGATGTAAATATGCAGTAGATTGTTCATACATACTTTTTTCTTTACGGCAGGGTAATCGGAACACTGACACTAGTCCTTCATCCAGTCCTTGGTAAAACTGGCATTCTTCAATTTAACTGGCatgtaaaattatatttaaaatcataACCACAATAATTAAACAACAATCAAATAACTTTGGATGACACTATGTCTCAGTAACATGAGGCCATCCTTAAGAGAGCAACGGTGAATGTTCTGCAGAATGTCTGGCCACTTAATGAAAAGCGACAGGGGAAACAAACCACATCTCCTACAGCATATCAACAGCATAGCCTGGTTGTGTATTATTTAAGCAAATGTCTTAGCTGGTCCTGAAGGTTTTT from Pygocentrus nattereri isolate fPygNat1 chromosome 5, fPygNat1.pri, whole genome shotgun sequence carries:
- the cnnm2a gene encoding metal transporter CNNM2a; translated protein: MAKRWSALPTSNMAALSPVRSLTLVFLVISACPARCFHAREVAMEEETVIIGLRLEDTDDVSFMDRGYLRVSERSRVKLRVYGQNINNETWSKIAFTEHERAGDSYGYAPGLHPCSIRSSDIIILPTVEVNRRTSGVIEIDVKPLRKTEKSKVYYLCIATQDDDARIESTWVYHDSHDTKVLVVEEKKFLLPFWLQVIFIAMLLCLSGMFSGLNLGLMALDPMELRIVQNCGTEREKNYAKKIEPVRSQGNYLLCSLLLGNVLVNTTLTILLDDIAGSGLIAVVVSTIGIVIFGEIVPQAICSRHGLAVGANTIFLTKFFMILTFPASYPVSKLLDHVLGQEIGTVYNREKLLEMLRVTDPYNDLVKEELNIIQGALELRTKTVEDVMTPLRDCFMITAEAILDFSTMSEIMESGYTRIPVFEGERCNIVDLLFVKDLAFVDPDDCTPLKTITKFYSHPLHFVFNDTKLDAMLEEFKKGKSHLAIVQRVNNEGEGDPFYEVLGIVTLEDVIEEIIKSEILDETDLYTDNKTRKKIAHRERKQDFSVFKPTDNDLGIKISPQLLLATLRFLATEVEPFGPAQMSEKILLRLLKHPNVIQELKYDDKNKKMLEHYLFHRNKPVDYFILILQGKVEVEAGKEGMKFKAGPFSYYGMMALTSSPVPLSLSRTFVVSRAESLAGSPENKSPPRPFGLNHSDSVNRNDRMEALTPTLGSSNNQLNAFLQIYVPDYSVRAASDLLYIKVTRQQYQNALMASRMDKTPQSTDSEFTKIELTLTEHQDGPGGESASLLIQQQNSTSAHKPNHNAHSDGAI